One Pseudomonas muyukensis DNA segment encodes these proteins:
- a CDS encoding polyamine ABC transporter substrate-binding protein produces MRRSRLRTLFAASLLGAAISTTAAAAQPGMHLYNWFGLLAPETPKAFEQETGTRVHMDAFDSADIMQSKVMAGRTGYDVVVATSNVLPSLIQAGVLQPLDREQLGNLAHIDPDILAQLAVNDPGNRYAVPYLWGTTGIGYDVDKVKAALGDQAPVDSWDLIFKEENISKLKSCGVAMLDSPSEIISIALNYLGLPSNSTNPADYQKAQALLLKIRPYVLYFDSSRIDADMADGNICAVVGWANGALAAQALNDKNNTGRRISYSLPREGALVWSENLVLLKDAPHPKEGMAFINYMMRPEVIAKTSNHTLYPNANKDATQFVEQALRDNPWIYPDKKTVATLIPLEPLPLKLERIRTRVWTKVKSGV; encoded by the coding sequence ATGAGAAGATCACGTTTGCGAACCCTTTTTGCCGCTTCGCTGCTCGGTGCGGCCATCAGCACCACGGCCGCCGCGGCACAGCCGGGGATGCACCTGTACAACTGGTTCGGGCTGCTCGCGCCAGAGACCCCCAAGGCCTTCGAGCAGGAAACCGGCACCCGCGTGCACATGGATGCCTTCGACAGTGCCGACATCATGCAGAGCAAGGTGATGGCCGGGCGCACCGGCTATGACGTGGTGGTGGCCACCTCCAATGTGCTGCCCAGCCTGATCCAGGCCGGCGTGCTGCAACCGCTGGACCGCGAGCAACTGGGCAACCTCGCGCATATCGACCCCGATATCCTCGCCCAGCTGGCGGTCAACGACCCCGGCAACCGCTACGCGGTGCCTTACCTGTGGGGCACCACGGGCATCGGCTACGACGTCGACAAGGTCAAGGCGGCCCTGGGCGACCAGGCGCCGGTGGACAGCTGGGACCTGATCTTCAAGGAAGAGAACATCAGCAAGCTGAAGTCGTGCGGCGTGGCCATGCTCGACTCGCCCAGCGAGATCATCTCGATTGCCCTGAACTACCTCGGCCTGCCCAGCAACAGCACTAACCCGGCGGATTACCAGAAGGCCCAAGCGCTGCTGCTGAAAATCCGCCCCTACGTGCTGTATTTCGACTCATCGCGCATCGACGCCGACATGGCCGACGGCAATATCTGCGCGGTGGTGGGCTGGGCCAACGGCGCCCTGGCCGCGCAGGCGCTCAACGACAAGAACAACACCGGGCGCAGGATCAGCTACAGCCTGCCGCGCGAAGGCGCGCTGGTGTGGTCGGAAAACCTGGTGCTGCTCAAGGATGCGCCCCATCCCAAGGAAGGCATGGCGTTCATCAACTACATGATGCGCCCGGAAGTGATCGCCAAGACCTCCAACCACACGCTGTACCCCAACGCCAACAAGGACGCCACCCAGTTCGTCGAACAGGCGCTGCGGGACAACCCGTGGATCTACCCCGACAAGAAGACGGTTGCCACGCTGATTCCGCTCGAGCCACTGCCGTTGAAGCTGGAACGGATCCGCACACGGGTCTGGACCAAGGTGAAGAGCGGCGTTTGA
- a CDS encoding helix-turn-helix domain-containing protein produces the protein MPFDLHGLAWHRSIGKLILQLDRPAFWSSLVRVLNEYVQIDNWVVLIFSHQQVEVVSFPEVADAQEVDALIHRYVKGLYLLDPFYIANREHPQSGFFHLLDIAPEYFLDTEYYHQYFAQYISTDEAQYNVQLDADRTLCISIGSKTRFSQEQITVLDLIKPWVTALMRQRMNFEVDGEKNLGEPPPWQATLAQLGTQITTRESDVLRLLLSGFSNKEIAGKLSLSTETIKVHRRNLYAKLNIKSQSELFARFFMARQDTHPAS, from the coding sequence ATGCCGTTCGACCTACATGGACTGGCCTGGCACCGATCGATCGGCAAACTCATCCTGCAACTGGACCGCCCCGCATTCTGGAGTTCGCTGGTGCGGGTGTTGAACGAGTACGTGCAGATCGACAACTGGGTGGTGCTGATCTTCAGCCACCAGCAAGTGGAGGTGGTGAGCTTTCCCGAAGTGGCGGATGCGCAAGAGGTCGACGCGCTGATTCATCGCTATGTGAAGGGGCTGTACCTGCTCGACCCGTTCTACATCGCCAACCGCGAGCACCCGCAGAGCGGCTTTTTCCACCTGCTGGATATCGCCCCGGAATACTTTCTCGACACCGAGTACTACCACCAGTACTTCGCCCAATATATTTCCACCGACGAAGCGCAGTACAACGTCCAGCTCGACGCCGACAGGACGTTGTGCATTTCCATTGGCAGCAAGACGCGCTTCAGCCAGGAGCAGATCACCGTGCTCGACCTGATCAAGCCCTGGGTCACCGCGCTCATGCGCCAGCGCATGAACTTTGAAGTCGATGGCGAGAAAAACCTCGGTGAACCGCCGCCCTGGCAAGCAACGCTCGCCCAGCTCGGCACCCAGATCACCACCCGCGAAAGCGATGTGCTGCGCTTGTTGCTCAGTGGTTTTTCCAACAAGGAAATTGCCGGCAAGCTGTCACTGTCCACGGAAACCATCAAGGTCCACCGGCGCAACCTCTACGCGAAGTTGAACATCAAGTCGCAATCCGAGCTGTTTGCCCGCTTCTTCATGGCCAGGCAGGACACGCACCCGGCCAGTTGA
- a CDS encoding AAA family ATPase has product MVDIFLRPELAADMARQLLEPSALDIGLRSGLFLSGLRRTGKTTFLKNDLIPALEAKGALVIYVDLWSDTQASPVRLVLAAVRKALHELQTPASSFMQRLRALRGAEVELAGFKFGFNLDTLGEAGGVTLAQALGEVVDQAKANVVLIVDEVQHAITTEDGQQMMLALKAARDAINPRPAPAGHFLFIGTGSHRAMVNELTARRNQAFAGATNVAYPVLGEDYVAFWLDRLAADGLDNLPSLAVASEAFATLGSRPEEFIRALRQLVHSPSLSAGADLVLPVIAATLRSAAADLELMKVEELGVLAQAIFARIASVDGETRGVFSSEAAGEYSTYVGREVRVEEVQPVANDLLAANLIIRRGHGLYGVTDPFVQEIWRERQALLGKR; this is encoded by the coding sequence ATGGTCGACATCTTCCTGCGCCCTGAACTGGCCGCTGACATGGCCCGGCAGCTGCTTGAGCCGTCGGCGCTGGATATCGGCCTGCGCTCAGGGTTGTTTCTGTCTGGCCTGCGGCGTACGGGCAAGACCACCTTCCTCAAGAACGACCTGATCCCTGCGTTGGAAGCCAAGGGCGCGCTGGTGATCTACGTCGATCTGTGGAGCGACACCCAGGCCAGCCCGGTGCGGCTGGTGCTCGCCGCCGTGCGCAAGGCCCTGCACGAGCTGCAGACACCGGCCTCGTCGTTCATGCAGCGGCTGCGGGCGCTGCGTGGCGCCGAGGTGGAGCTGGCTGGCTTCAAGTTCGGTTTCAACCTCGACACCCTGGGCGAGGCGGGCGGCGTGACGCTGGCCCAGGCGTTGGGCGAGGTGGTGGACCAGGCCAAGGCCAATGTGGTGCTGATCGTCGACGAAGTGCAGCACGCCATCACCACCGAGGACGGCCAGCAGATGATGCTGGCGCTCAAGGCCGCGCGCGACGCCATCAACCCACGGCCAGCCCCGGCGGGGCATTTCCTGTTCATCGGCACCGGCTCGCACCGGGCGATGGTCAACGAACTGACCGCCCGGCGTAACCAGGCGTTCGCCGGCGCGACCAACGTGGCCTACCCGGTGCTGGGCGAGGACTATGTCGCGTTCTGGCTCGATCGGCTTGCGGCCGACGGCCTGGATAACCTGCCGTCGCTGGCAGTGGCCAGCGAGGCGTTCGCCACCCTGGGCAGCCGGCCCGAGGAATTCATCCGTGCCCTGCGCCAGTTGGTCCATTCGCCAAGCCTGAGCGCCGGCGCGGACCTGGTGCTGCCGGTGATCGCGGCCACCCTGCGGTCGGCGGCGGCGGACCTGGAGCTGATGAAGGTCGAGGAGCTGGGGGTGCTGGCCCAGGCCATCTTCGCCCGCATCGCCTCGGTAGACGGCGAGACCCGCGGGGTGTTCTCCAGCGAGGCGGCGGGGGAGTATTCGACATACGTCGGGCGCGAGGTGCGCGTGGAGGAGGTGCAGCCGGTGGCCAATGACTTGCTGGCCGCCAACCTGATCATCCGCCGCGGGCATGGCCTGTACGGTGTCACCGATCCGTTCGTGCAGGAGATCTGGCGCGAGCGCCAGGCCCTGCTGGGCAAGCGCTGA
- a CDS encoding MAPEG family protein — protein MSAVLAVYASLAVVLCLKMLAISCYQGYYRLRHLAFMNPEDAAVFKRPAQQQERPEVLRAMQAWRNDLENIPLFMTLGGLAVALEAPAALMAGVGGLFTLARVLHTVTYLAQLQPWRTLSYGVGVLCLLGLAGWIIVQVCTGA, from the coding sequence ATGAGCGCGGTCTTGGCGGTCTATGCCAGCCTGGCGGTGGTGCTGTGCCTGAAGATGCTGGCGATCTCCTGCTACCAAGGTTATTACCGGCTGCGCCACCTGGCGTTCATGAACCCGGAGGATGCAGCGGTGTTCAAGCGCCCTGCGCAGCAACAAGAGCGGCCAGAAGTGCTGCGGGCCATGCAGGCGTGGCGTAACGACCTGGAGAACATTCCCTTGTTCATGACATTGGGTGGGCTCGCGGTTGCGCTCGAGGCGCCTGCCGCGTTGATGGCAGGGGTAGGCGGGCTGTTTACCCTGGCCAGGGTGTTGCACACAGTGACCTACCTGGCGCAACTGCAACCGTGGCGTACCCTGAGTTATGGCGTGGGCGTTCTGTGTCTGCTCGGGTTGGCGGGGTGGATCATCGTGCAAGTGTGTACAGGAGCCTGA
- a CDS encoding DUF2834 domain-containing protein has translation MSNGPHDPASSNTRPAPWPTQQLPPRPLSGRWPVLLVLVVFALYTGWTLASAEQSLIAFGVELLARPDTAQVVIDLYIMAALACLWMLNDHRARGGRLRGVLPYLLLTLVFVSIGPLLYIVIKGSMSRPAA, from the coding sequence ATGAGCAATGGCCCGCACGACCCTGCAAGCAGCAACACGCGTCCTGCACCCTGGCCGACGCAGCAACTGCCGCCACGCCCCTTGTCTGGCAGATGGCCGGTGTTGTTGGTGCTGGTCGTTTTCGCGCTGTACACCGGCTGGACCCTGGCAAGCGCAGAACAGTCGCTCATCGCCTTCGGGGTGGAGCTGTTGGCCCGACCCGACACGGCGCAGGTCGTTATCGACCTGTACATCATGGCGGCGCTGGCATGCCTCTGGATGCTGAATGACCATCGCGCGCGCGGGGGACGGTTGCGTGGCGTGCTGCCGTATTTGCTGCTCACGCTGGTGTTCGTGTCGATAGGGCCACTGTTGTACATCGTGATCAAGGGCAGCATGTCGAGGCCTGCAGCATGA
- a CDS encoding helix-turn-helix domain-containing protein — MTPLPCPSTASAGDHLRRLRRQAGLSQLDLGLLAGVSQRHLSCVETGRAKASPSTLHALLSALDVPLEHCNSVFLAAGYAPRYGASAADAPALKMVHDALGHLLQANNPAPAIVIDSQWDITAANTSAGLLFAMADVPLDNAQGLNLLDTLLRPDGLGSHLINAAEIRAIAWQRAAREALDNPALAQRLEKLPAPPALEPGAPHSPLVLTQVRTAAGELRFLSTFTTFGMPQDITVASLRIEHLIPADSATWRAMTSAYEAWMTSDSTQVNPRLSR; from the coding sequence ATGACCCCTCTACCCTGCCCGTCCACCGCCAGCGCCGGTGATCATCTGCGCCGTTTGCGGCGCCAGGCCGGGCTCAGCCAGCTCGATCTGGGGCTGCTGGCCGGGGTGTCGCAACGCCATTTGAGCTGCGTGGAAACCGGCCGCGCCAAGGCCAGCCCGAGCACCCTGCACGCGCTGCTCAGCGCCCTGGATGTGCCGCTTGAGCACTGCAACAGCGTGTTCCTCGCCGCCGGCTATGCGCCGCGCTACGGCGCCAGCGCAGCGGATGCCCCAGCGCTGAAGATGGTGCATGACGCGCTCGGCCACCTGCTGCAGGCGAACAACCCGGCGCCGGCCATCGTGATCGACAGCCAATGGGACATCACCGCCGCCAATACCAGCGCCGGATTGCTGTTCGCCATGGCCGACGTGCCGCTGGACAACGCGCAGGGCCTCAACCTGCTGGACACCCTGCTGCGGCCCGACGGGCTGGGCAGCCACCTGATCAACGCCGCCGAGATACGCGCCATCGCCTGGCAACGGGCGGCCCGAGAAGCGCTGGACAACCCCGCCCTGGCGCAACGCCTGGAAAAACTGCCAGCCCCGCCCGCCCTGGAGCCAGGCGCGCCGCACTCACCGCTGGTGCTGACCCAGGTACGCACAGCCGCAGGCGAGTTGCGCTTCCTGTCCACCTTCACCACTTTCGGCATGCCGCAAGACATCACCGTGGCCTCGCTGCGCATCGAGCACCTGATCCCGGCGGACAGTGCAACCTGGCGGGCCATGACCAGCGCATACGAAGCCTGGATGACCAGCGATTCCACGCAAGTGAACCCGCGCCTTTCGCGGTAG